In Sparus aurata chromosome 3, fSpaAur1.1, whole genome shotgun sequence, the following are encoded in one genomic region:
- the vps72a gene encoding vacuolar protein sorting 72 homolog a: MNLVGGREPRKTAGNRMSKLLDAEEEDDFYKTTYGGFNEESGDDEYHGEHSDTEDEVDSDFDIDEGDEPDSDQEEDAPRRKGRVVTKAYKEPIKVPKPKPKRPSEEQKKIEKTKVELKRRIPQEFQDFGETRKSVRQSTSEHTRKTNLRLQERQDAPRRRRGAHRDRPLTQEELLAEAKITAELNIRSLENYERLEADKKKQVHKKRRFEGPTIRYHSVLMPLVSHSVLKEENVDVEGLDQDVPQTAPQNPATPSQQPAGGLCSRTYITFSDDEAFEASFPHIDQPSPQLPVQEVCPVTHKAALYRDPVTDIPYANTRAFRIIREAYRKYVAAHGFPNTSGGVTGLDSSTGKGARQKMVVKQSAVGT; this comes from the exons ATGAATCTGGTAGGCGGCCGCGAACCCAGAAAGACTGCGGGCAATCGCATGTCAAAATTACTGGATGCTGAAGAAGAGGACGACTTTTACAAGACCACTTATGGAGGCTTCAACGAA gaatCGGGGGATGACGAGTATCATGGAGAACATtcagacacagaggatgagGTGGACAGTGACTTTGACATTGATGAGGGCGACGAGCCTGACAGCGACCAGGAGGAGGATGCACCTAGGAGGAAAGGACGGGTTGTCACTAAAGCTTACAAG GAACCTATAAAGGTTCCAAAACCAAAACCCAAAAGACCATCTGAGGAGCAGAAGAAGATTGAGAAAACCAAAGTGGAGCTCAAAAGGAGGATTCCACAAGAATTCCAGGATTTTGGAGAGA CACGGAAGTCTGTGAGGCAGTCCACCAGTGAACATACCAGAAAGACCAACTTGCGCTTGCAAGAGCGCCAGGATGCCCCTCGGAGACGGAGAGGTGCTCATCGTGACCGGCCCCTGACCCAGGAAGAGCTGCTGGCTGAGGCCAAAATAACAGCTGAGCTCAACATTCGATCTTTAG AGAACTATGAACGTCTGGAGGCAGACAAGAAGAAACAGGTCCACAAGAAACGGCGTTTTGAAGGACCAACCATCCGTTACCATTCGGTCCTGATGCCACTCGTCTCTCACTCTGTCCTAAAAGAAGAAAACGTGGATGTTGAAGG GTTGGATCAGGACGTCCCTCAGACTGCGCCACAAAACCCCGCCACACCATCCCAGCAGCCCGCTGGAGGCCTGTGCTCCCGTACCTACATAACATTCAGTGACGATGAAGCTTTTGAGGCGTCCTTTCCACACATCGACCAGCCAAGTCCTCAGCTGCCCGTTCAGGAGGTTTGTCCCGTCACCCACAAAGCCGCGCTGTACAGAGACCCTGTCACAGACATACCTTATGCTAACACACGAGCTTTCCGCATAATCCGAGAAGCGTATCGTAAATATGTGGCTGCTCACGGATTTCCAAACACTTCAGGAGGGGTGACGGGACTCGACTCCTCAACAGGGAAGGGGGCCCGCCAGAAAATGGTCGTCAAGCAGAGTGCCGTGGGAACATAG
- the LOC115578973 gene encoding leucine-rich repeat and immunoglobulin-like domain-containing nogo receptor-interacting protein 1 → MFKGIAVHQWLCWGALYLLAAGVALTSEARRLCPQPCRCNTVLLGVNCSDSQFTAVPDGLPPDTKLLNLTHNKIKTLVHQQFQTLPQLLDLDLSDNIMVIIEAEAFLGLPGLITLRLARNHLKIIPVEAFAGLPKLKFLDISSNEILVFLDFTFRDLASLQIIKAAGNDIVFISHQAFAGLNSLQELHFDGCNLTAVPTEALTQLSALKSLHFHRLGLTTLPNDSFRHLERLKELVICNSPWLETLSGNSLFGLNLTSLTIRHSKLSAVPYIPLHHLVYLVYLDLSFNPITYIHGYLLGDLLRLQELHLVGGSLLRIEIGAFGGLMQFKLLNVSRNFLTTLEVGAFHSVETLKAVGLDNNPLACDCRLLWLVRRQLYLDFGGAPPTCTTSVQLQSWNFLDFTEADVPGLLTCRQPRILNRTPQAVRVDQGHTVVFYCNVEGDPVPSVTWLNPQLKPLSLMGRIRTLSNGSLEVRYAQPQDSGTYLCVASNAAGNNSLPVSLRVRAFPSSSKNPFRLEGWFAFPSPSPGVNGTQKLSFDVKTLLMAATIGFLSFFSSVSVCFIFMFLWSKSKGQIKHTATIAYVPRSAVSSSKGGNQMETSRFTMKLI, encoded by the coding sequence ATGTTTAAGGGCATTGCTGTCCACCAATGGCTGTGCTGGGGAGCTCTCTACCTGTTGGCAGCGGGGGTGGCATTAACATCTGAAGCACGCCGCCTGTGTCCTCAGCCCTGCCGCTGCAACACCGTGCTGCTGGGGGTGAACTGCTCCGACAGCCAGTTCACTGCGGTGCCCGACGGTCTCCCACCAGACACCAAACTGCTAAACCTAACACATAATAAGATCAAGACTCTGGTACATCAGCAGTTCCAGACTCTGCCACAACTTTTAGACTTGGATTTGAGCGACAATATTATGGTGATAATCGAGGCGGAAGCCTTTCTCGGCTTGCCAGGTCTGATAACTCTGCGTCTTGCTCGTAACCACCTGAAGATCATTCCCGTTGAAGCCTTTGCTGGTCTGCCGAAACTGAAGTTCCTGGACATAAGCAGCAATGAGATCCTTGTTTTTCTAGACTTTACCTTCCGTGACTTGGCTAGCCTGCAGATAATTAAAGCAGCAGGTAATGACATAGTTTTCATCTCGCATCAAGCATTCGCCGGCCTCAACAGTCTGCAAGAGCTGCACTTTGACGGCTGCAACCTCACTGCTGTCCCGACGGAGGCGCTCACGCAGCTCAGTGCGCTGAAGAGTCTTCATTTTCACCGACTGGGCCTCACCACACTGCCAAATGACTCTTTCCGTCATTTAGAGCGTCTCAAGGAGCTTGTCATTTGTAATTCGCCGTGGCTGGAGACCCTATCGGGAAACAGTCTCTTTGGCCTCAATCTCACCTCCCTCACCATTAGACACTCGAAACTCAGTGCCGTCCCGTACATTCCGTTGCATCATCTCGTATATCTGGTATACCTTGACCTTTCTTTTAATCCAATCACCTACATTCATGGTTACCTGCTCGGAGACTTGCTCCGTCTTCAAGAGCTTCATCTGGTGGGCGGATCATTGCTACGCATCGAAATCGGAGCATTCGGGGGTTTGATGCAATTTAAACTACTGAATGTGTCTAGAAACTTTCTCACCACACTTGAAGTAGGAGCTTTTCACTCAGTAGAAACCCTAAAAGCTGTAGGGCTTGATAACAACCCGCTAGCATGCGACTGTCGTCTGCTATGGTTGGTGCGAAGACAACTATATCTGGACTTTGGTGGAGCTCCACCGACTTGCACTACCTCGGTCCAGCTGCAGAGCTGGAATTTTCTAGACTTTACCGAAGCTGACGTCCCGGGCCTGCTCACATGTCGGCAGCCTCGTATTCTGAACCGGACACCTCAAGCAGTGCGAGTCGATCAGGGACACACGGTGGTGTTTTATTGCAATGTGGAAGGTGACCCTGTGCCATCTGTCACCTGGCTAAACCCACAGCTAAAACCTTTATCACTCATGGGTAGAATACGGACTCTCTCTAATGGCTCGCTTGAAGTTCGCTATGCTCAACCTCAAGACAGCGGTACTTACCTCTGTGTGGCATCCAATGCGGCAGGAAATAACAGCCTGCCTGTCAGCCTGCGTGTCCGAGCCTTTCCATCATCTTCTAAAAACCCCTTCCGTCTTGAAGGTTGGTTTGCCTTCCCGTCTCCGTCTCCGGGTGTGAATGGAACTCAGAAACTCTCATTTGATGTCAAAACATTACTGATGGCAGCAACCATCGGGTTCCTCTCCTTTTTCAGCTCTGTGAGCGTGTGCTTCATTTTCATGTTCCTCTGGAGTAAGAGCAAAGGGCAAATAAAGCACACAGCCACAATAGCATATGTGCCACGAAGTGCTGTGTCAAGCAGTAAAGGAGGCAACCAAATGGAGACAAGCAGGTTCACCATGAAACTGATATGA